The following are encoded in a window of Leptotrichia trevisanii DSM 22070 genomic DNA:
- a CDS encoding DUF4291 domain-containing protein, protein MKGIIMKKEEERNIYAVFDDKTIRVYQAYNNEIADEALKLGKFGSKFSLTRMTWIKPSFLWMMYRSGWATKQGQERILAIDLKREGFDEIVRNAVLSSFREVSDLSKEEWKNRLENSEVRCQWDPDRDIYGNPIGRRAIQLGIKGETVKKYINDWTVNITDITDKVIEMRNSIQNGTFSESMLPKEKKYIV, encoded by the coding sequence ATGAAAGGAATAATTATGAAAAAAGAAGAGGAAAGAAATATTTATGCTGTATTTGATGATAAAACAATAAGAGTTTATCAGGCATATAATAATGAAATAGCAGACGAGGCTTTAAAATTGGGAAAGTTTGGAAGTAAATTCAGTCTTACAAGAATGACCTGGATAAAGCCATCATTTTTATGGATGATGTACAGAAGTGGCTGGGCTACTAAACAAGGACAGGAAAGAATACTGGCAATTGACCTAAAAAGGGAAGGATTTGATGAAATAGTGAGAAATGCTGTACTTTCATCTTTTAGAGAAGTTTCTGATTTATCTAAGGAAGAATGGAAAAATAGACTGGAAAATTCAGAAGTAAGATGTCAATGGGATCCAGACAGGGATATTTATGGCAATCCAATAGGAAGAAGAGCGATACAGCTAGGTATAAAAGGCGAAACTGTGAAAAAATATATAAATGACTGGACTGTAAATATAACTGACATAACTGATAAAGTTATTGAGATGAGAAATAGTATTCAAAATGGAACTTTTTCAGAGTCTATGCTTCCTAAAGAAAAAAAATATATTGTTTAA
- a CDS encoding HEAT repeat domain-containing protein: protein MEKIGIRSEGNVVKDKYPNMPMPEKSSGWGYKFVRFKEEKRQINIQLGQEGGKGLEIFNQNLKNYEFIKEINYEMEAKNNKLLNIMIELMKSKNKNEIKNKFNINDKEKVKIIKKGLEEAYDEKDEDKLYYVCSAIWEFNLHTEEWIDILCKLSKENWHNKHEDFASYFQEMRLPRTIDCIYELATSNFEKYRWDDNFSLVRKCCFALGDINTPKAKEKLELLLQSEEETIREHAMEQLKRCDFTNKDVE from the coding sequence ATGGAAAAAATAGGAATAAGATCAGAAGGTAATGTTGTTAAAGATAAATATCCTAATATGCCAATGCCTGAAAAAAGTTCTGGCTGGGGATATAAATTTGTGCGTTTTAAAGAAGAAAAAAGACAAATAAATATACAATTAGGACAAGAAGGAGGGAAAGGATTAGAAATATTTAATCAGAATTTGAAAAATTATGAATTTATAAAGGAGATCAACTATGAAATGGAAGCAAAAAATAATAAACTTTTAAATATAATGATTGAGTTAATGAAAAGTAAAAATAAAAATGAGATAAAAAATAAATTCAATATTAACGATAAAGAAAAAGTAAAAATTATTAAAAAAGGGCTAGAAGAGGCTTATGATGAAAAAGACGAAGATAAGCTTTATTATGTATGTTCAGCAATATGGGAATTTAATTTACATACTGAAGAATGGATAGATATTTTATGCAAATTATCAAAAGAAAATTGGCATAACAAACATGAGGATTTTGCAAGTTATTTTCAAGAAATGAGATTACCAAGAACAATAGACTGTATATATGAACTAGCAACTTCGAATTTTGAAAAATACCGTTGGGATGATAATTTTTCATTAGTGAGAAAATGCTGTTTTGCTTTGGGGGATATTAATACTCCTAAGGCGAAAGAAAAATTGGAATTATTATTACAAAGTGAAGAAGAGACTATAAGAGAACATGCAATGGAGCAGTTGAAGAGATGTGATTTTACAAATAAGGATGTAGAATGA
- a CDS encoding contractile injection system protein, VgrG/Pvc8 family gives MSSESVSAENMYEGKNIGIVLDEKNLDNFVIREFVLNENINEHQKLEMQLEMDDEQRKNLERTIEKEGVEIVIELAEASENVKRKVFSGIVDYFEILDYGSYGCRILMKAFSKSVLFDRKNEKKYRVFQDRNLMFSDIIDEINKDYAEKKLEIKYSDIAKKQIGTLIVQFDETDWEFLVRLASQLKTGMFVVEQGIILFGMVEMGEVKKENKYFSDYSLVRDYKNLYYKVQSNKVINLGDTVSISEHSNENEKDYGNKGNFSVLKTKIFLKDFVLKSEFLATDMSSYHIFRKYNEKIRGCRIEAKVERVFEDGGIAKMEVKFGEGLKKIVQERSNDKSNDKAYDDYGIKRFPLSYQTFYSQTNTGFFCTPEVNDTVEVYFPNEDERFAKVSWAINNKGNGRFSDYTKRNFQVNQSDFNFSLNLNTFEVKTAEKYSVESPNIIENADNFVNKANQNMIVASNNYLGIESIGNADFYGSKINIIGKEKEITMESLSSDVRIKGKKVHSN, from the coding sequence ATGAGCAGTGAAAGTGTAAGTGCTGAAAATATGTATGAGGGGAAAAATATTGGAATTGTATTGGACGAGAAAAATCTGGATAATTTCGTGATTCGGGAATTTGTGCTGAATGAGAATATTAATGAACATCAGAAACTGGAAATGCAGCTGGAGATGGATGATGAGCAAAGGAAGAATTTGGAAAGAACTATTGAAAAGGAAGGTGTTGAAATTGTAATTGAACTTGCAGAGGCAAGCGAGAATGTCAAAAGGAAAGTTTTTAGTGGAATTGTTGATTATTTTGAGATACTGGATTATGGGAGTTATGGGTGCAGGATTTTGATGAAGGCGTTTTCTAAAAGTGTGCTTTTTGACAGGAAAAATGAGAAAAAGTATCGGGTTTTTCAGGATAGGAATTTAATGTTTTCAGATATAATTGATGAGATTAATAAGGATTATGCTGAGAAAAAGCTGGAAATAAAGTATTCTGATATTGCGAAAAAGCAGATTGGTACTCTTATTGTCCAGTTCGATGAAACGGATTGGGAGTTTTTAGTGAGGCTTGCAAGTCAACTGAAAACTGGGATGTTTGTGGTTGAGCAGGGGATAATATTGTTTGGAATGGTGGAAATGGGGGAAGTTAAGAAGGAAAATAAATATTTTTCAGATTATTCGCTTGTGAGAGATTATAAAAATCTGTATTATAAGGTGCAGTCGAATAAAGTGATAAATTTGGGAGATACTGTTTCTATTTCTGAACATTCTAATGAAAATGAGAAAGACTATGGCAATAAAGGAAATTTTTCTGTTCTGAAAACAAAAATATTTTTGAAGGATTTTGTTTTGAAAAGTGAATTTTTGGCAACGGATATGAGCAGTTATCATATATTTAGGAAGTATAATGAAAAAATTAGAGGGTGCAGGATTGAAGCTAAAGTTGAGCGGGTGTTTGAAGATGGTGGAATTGCGAAAATGGAAGTCAAATTTGGAGAGGGGCTGAAAAAAATTGTTCAGGAAAGAAGCAATGATAAAAGTAATGATAAAGCTTATGATGATTATGGGATAAAAAGATTTCCGCTTAGTTATCAGACTTTCTATTCGCAGACAAATACTGGATTTTTCTGCACTCCCGAAGTAAATGATACTGTGGAAGTTTATTTTCCAAATGAAGACGAACGATTTGCAAAAGTGTCGTGGGCAATAAACAATAAAGGAAATGGAAGGTTTAGCGATTATACAAAAAGGAATTTTCAGGTTAATCAGAGTGATTTTAATTTTAGCTTGAATTTAAATACTTTTGAAGTGAAAACGGCTGAAAAATATAGTGTGGAATCGCCAAATATAATTGAAAATGCAGATAATTTTGTAAATAAGGCGAATCAGAATATGATAGTGGCTTCGAATAATTATTTAGGTATAGAGTCAATCGGGAATGCTGATTTTTATGGTTCTAAGATAAATATTATTGGGAAAGAGAAGGAAATAACGATGGAATCGTTAAGTTCAGATGTAAGAATTAAAGGGAAAAAAGTTCACAGTAATTAA
- the ligA gene encoding NAD-dependent DNA ligase LigA has product MSFSDVQEKYTKLRNEIEYHNNLYYNEDKPLISDMEYDALMRELKQLEQEYPELLKNEENGESSPTEKIGGTASEKFSKVRHRVPMLSLSNTYNISEIEDFDKRIKKIILSENVKEHSKELEYILELKLDGLSISLIYENGVLVQAVTRGDGQVGEDVTENIMEIKTIPKKLKKNVSLEVRGEIILPISSFNRINQEREDDGEDVFANPRNAASGTIRQLDKTIVAERGLDCYLYYLVNAENYGINTHLESIEYIEKLGFKTTKIFEKYTDFKELEKSIDKWHNDRKKLDYETDGLVIKVNNFALYETLGYTTKSPRWAIAYKFPAEQVKTKLMDVTFQVGRTGVITPVAELEAVNLSGSVVKRASLHNFDEIRRKDIKIGDNVIVEKAAEIIPQVVNVVFDDRTGQEIEIQEPTNCPVCNSELAHEEGLVALKCHNPLCPEKVKRQIAYFVSRDAMNISGLGDKIVEKFIELGKIKTIVDIYSLEKYRKELENLEKMGQKSVDNLINSIESSKNRDFSKVLYALGIPFVGKFNANLLTKTFKNIENLKNQSIENLLAVKGIGDKVAIAVNTFLNDENNWKIIIDLKNIGLQFAVDETNSEEIADNPIKDKNFLATGKLQKYKRNDIKDIILSKGGNYLSAVSKNLDFLIAGEKAGSKLEKAEKLGVRVLTEDEFEKEFLEI; this is encoded by the coding sequence ATGAGTTTTTCTGATGTTCAAGAAAAATATACAAAATTGAGAAATGAAATCGAATATCATAACAATCTTTATTATAATGAGGACAAGCCTCTTATTTCGGATATGGAATACGATGCTTTAATGCGTGAATTAAAACAGCTTGAGCAGGAATATCCAGAATTGCTGAAAAACGAGGAGAATGGAGAAAGTTCGCCTACTGAAAAGATTGGGGGTACTGCGAGCGAAAAATTTTCAAAGGTACGACATCGGGTGCCTATGCTTAGTCTGTCAAATACTTATAATATTTCTGAAATTGAGGATTTTGATAAAAGAATCAAAAAAATTATTTTATCTGAAAATGTTAAGGAGCATTCAAAGGAACTAGAGTATATTCTGGAATTGAAACTGGATGGGCTTAGTATAAGCCTGATTTATGAAAATGGAGTGCTTGTTCAGGCTGTAACACGGGGAGATGGGCAAGTTGGGGAAGATGTAACTGAAAATATTATGGAAATTAAAACTATTCCTAAAAAATTGAAAAAAAATGTTTCACTGGAAGTTCGTGGAGAAATTATTTTGCCAATTTCTAGTTTTAACCGAATAAATCAAGAACGGGAAGATGATGGAGAAGATGTTTTCGCAAATCCTAGAAATGCAGCTTCTGGGACAATAAGACAGCTTGATAAGACAATTGTTGCAGAACGTGGGCTTGACTGCTATCTCTATTATCTTGTAAATGCTGAAAATTACGGGATAAATACTCATTTGGAAAGTATTGAATATATTGAAAAACTTGGGTTTAAAACAACAAAAATATTTGAGAAATATACTGATTTTAAAGAATTGGAAAAATCCATTGACAAATGGCATAACGACAGGAAAAAACTTGATTATGAAACAGATGGGCTTGTTATAAAAGTAAATAATTTTGCACTTTACGAAACACTTGGCTACACAACTAAAAGCCCACGATGGGCAATTGCCTACAAGTTTCCTGCTGAACAAGTAAAAACTAAATTAATGGACGTAACTTTTCAAGTTGGAAGAACTGGTGTAATCACTCCTGTTGCTGAACTTGAAGCCGTGAATTTATCAGGTTCTGTTGTGAAAAGAGCAAGTTTACATAACTTTGATGAAATTCGCAGAAAAGATATAAAAATTGGCGATAATGTCATTGTAGAAAAGGCGGCAGAAATTATTCCGCAAGTTGTAAATGTTGTGTTTGACGATAGGACTGGACAAGAAATTGAAATTCAGGAGCCAACAAATTGTCCTGTCTGCAATAGCGAGCTTGCACACGAAGAAGGACTTGTCGCCTTAAAATGCCACAATCCACTTTGCCCCGAAAAAGTTAAACGCCAAATTGCCTATTTCGTTTCTCGTGATGCAATGAATATTTCTGGACTTGGTGACAAAATTGTCGAAAAATTTATTGAATTAGGAAAAATAAAAACAATAGTCGATATTTATTCGTTGGAAAAATACCGTAAAGAATTGGAAAATCTGGAAAAAATGGGACAAAAAAGCGTAGACAACTTGATAAATAGCATCGAGTCCAGTAAAAATCGTGATTTTTCAAAAGTTCTCTACGCACTTGGAATTCCTTTTGTTGGAAAATTCAATGCGAACCTTTTAACAAAAACTTTTAAAAATATTGAAAATCTGAAAAATCAGTCAATCGAAAATTTACTGGCTGTAAAAGGTATTGGCGACAAAGTGGCAATTGCTGTAAATACTTTCTTAAATGATGAAAATAACTGGAAAATTATCATAGATTTAAAAAATATAGGATTGCAGTTTGCCGTTGATGAAACTAATTCAGAAGAAATAGCAGATAATCCAATAAAAGACAAAAACTTCCTTGCAACTGGAAAACTGCAAAAATACAAACGAAACGACATAAAAGATATTATCCTGTCCAAAGGCGGAAATTATCTGTCAGCAGTTTCAAAAAATCTAGATTTTCTAATCGCTGGAGAAAAGGCTGGAAGTAAACTGGAAAAAGCTGAAAAATTGGGCGTTCGGGTGCTTACGGAAGATGAATTTGAGAAGGAATTTTTGGAAATTTAA
- a CDS encoding ion transporter, translating into MKKKIEDLHKNKRFRISYQVIFIFLALYSFVTTILDLHGDINIFNNPVLEFIDVSIYLIFAADYFIRFTHSDNKLDFIENNIPDLISIIPYYSIFRLFRIFKIRRFARVFKHLKLTKTYLAVKKFYKKIKRILKSNGLIYLLIFAALGIVVSALIVSYVEKLSYFNGLWWAFVTATTVGYGDVYPHTFIGRIIAIFLILIGMGTFGMITGAITSYFLNRQTDLIPDDDLDEYILKSQNYTDTEKQEIIAFIQFIRNKRKK; encoded by the coding sequence ATGAAAAAGAAAATTGAAGATTTACACAAAAACAAAAGATTTAGGATAAGTTATCAGGTTATTTTTATTTTCTTGGCATTATACAGCTTTGTCACTACAATCTTAGACTTACACGGTGATATTAATATTTTTAACAATCCAGTCCTTGAATTTATTGATGTATCAATTTATCTGATTTTTGCAGCTGATTATTTTATCCGTTTTACACATTCAGATAACAAGCTGGACTTTATTGAAAATAATATTCCTGATTTAATCTCAATTATTCCGTATTATTCTATTTTTAGACTATTCAGAATTTTTAAAATAAGACGTTTTGCCAGAGTTTTTAAACATTTAAAACTAACAAAAACTTATTTAGCTGTAAAAAAATTCTATAAAAAAATAAAAAGAATTTTAAAGTCAAACGGATTAATCTATTTATTAATTTTTGCAGCACTAGGAATCGTAGTATCTGCCCTGATAGTTTCCTATGTCGAAAAACTGTCTTATTTTAATGGCTTATGGTGGGCATTTGTAACTGCGACTACCGTTGGCTATGGAGATGTCTACCCACACACATTTATCGGAAGAATAATTGCCATTTTTCTGATACTCATTGGAATGGGAACTTTTGGAATGATTACAGGAGCAATCACAAGTTATTTCTTGAATCGGCAAACTGATTTAATCCCAGATGACGATTTAGACGAATATATCCTAAAGTCTCAAAACTATACAGATACAGAAAAACAGGAAATTATAGCTTTTATACAATTTATAAGAAACAAAAGAAAAAAATAA
- a CDS encoding FAD-dependent oxidoreductase produces the protein MKIVVIGGGAAGMMFSTQYKKANPEDEIILFEKSSYVAWAGCPTPYFIADELKKSDVLHGTPEDFIKRGVNVKIHHEVTEINFQNKTVTVKGDEINGIIFYDKLVIAVGAKSFVPNIAGYSKDLENVFTLSHAEHAFKIKDYLNENKSRLKKAVVVGAGFIGLEMAESFRKNGLNVTLIEKADQIFPNVSENLKKRIYKEIEKNDVMLKLNSGVSEIISENNVAKSVKLDNGETVDFDIALFSIGITPNIDFLPKELKTDSGKIAVNDKFETNIKDVYAIGDCIFNKYYKTNRNLYAPFGDVANKHGMFLAKHLSGKNVSWKGLIRSFATSFYDVKLAQTGLSLKEALQLGYNADVVSMKAMYKNSGFEDSVPASAEIIYDKDKKIVLGGAMVGKEAVAQFVDQMAIIIALETPIEKFIEIDFAYSPTNASVWNPLLVTYRKVIK, from the coding sequence ATGAAAATAGTTGTAATTGGAGGCGGAGCAGCCGGAATGATGTTTTCGACTCAATATAAAAAGGCAAATCCTGAAGATGAAATTATTTTATTTGAAAAATCATCTTATGTGGCTTGGGCAGGATGTCCAACACCTTATTTCATTGCTGATGAATTGAAGAAAAGTGATGTTCTGCACGGAACACCCGAAGATTTTATAAAGCGTGGAGTTAACGTAAAAATTCATCACGAAGTTACAGAAATAAATTTTCAAAATAAAACTGTAACAGTAAAAGGCGACGAAATTAATGGAATAATTTTTTATGATAAACTGGTTATTGCCGTCGGAGCAAAATCATTTGTACCAAATATTGCTGGATATTCAAAAGATTTGGAAAATGTGTTCACTTTATCTCATGCAGAACATGCCTTTAAAATAAAAGATTATCTTAATGAAAATAAATCAAGATTGAAAAAAGCAGTTGTTGTAGGAGCTGGATTCATTGGGCTTGAAATGGCGGAATCGTTTAGAAAAAATGGATTAAATGTTACATTGATTGAAAAAGCCGATCAAATTTTTCCAAATGTTTCTGAAAATTTGAAAAAAAGAATTTATAAGGAAATAGAAAAGAATGATGTTATGTTAAAACTAAATTCAGGCGTTTCAGAAATAATTTCTGAAAATAATGTTGCAAAATCAGTAAAATTGGATAACGGCGAAACTGTAGATTTTGATATTGCATTGTTTAGCATTGGGATTACCCCAAACATTGATTTCTTGCCTAAAGAATTAAAAACTGATTCTGGAAAAATTGCTGTAAATGATAAATTTGAAACAAATATTAAAGATGTCTATGCAATTGGAGATTGTATTTTTAACAAATATTACAAAACAAACAGAAATTTATACGCTCCATTTGGAGATGTGGCAAACAAGCACGGAATGTTCCTTGCAAAACACCTGTCTGGAAAAAATGTGAGCTGGAAAGGGCTAATCCGTTCTTTTGCAACTTCATTTTATGACGTAAAGCTGGCACAAACTGGACTTTCCCTAAAAGAGGCCCTGCAATTAGGATACAATGCCGATGTAGTTTCAATGAAAGCAATGTACAAAAATTCTGGCTTTGAAGACTCTGTTCCTGCAAGTGCCGAAATTATTTACGATAAAGATAAAAAAATTGTTCTTGGTGGGGCAATGGTTGGAAAAGAAGCAGTTGCACAATTTGTTGATCAAATGGCTATCATTATTGCTCTTGAAACACCTATTGAAAAATTCATAGAAATTGACTTTGCATATTCTCCAACAAATGCAAGTGTTTGGAATCCGTTATTGGTAACATACAGAAAAGTTATTAAATAA
- a CDS encoding PepSY domain-containing protein, producing the protein MKTLKKRVKPFLILAMLPAASGINLYSSEITTITIRNNRVKINLERAKKIVFEHSKIHSNNAKLTKLILEKENKKYVYAIEFYYKNKRYRYNVDANTGKVITYSSTERLISDSRWGVGKDITFQAKNAPAVAPSPSPIEQKTERDEYADMQSMMEYSKRITEEESYDRAKYNFSRKEKNVENIILEQLKKNVYDDLNYASFEEIILVNAEKSIYKGTIKANYIEYDFKINLSTGEILKWKLKK; encoded by the coding sequence ATGAAAACATTAAAAAAAAGAGTAAAGCCGTTTCTAATTTTAGCAATGCTTCCTGCTGCATCTGGTATAAATTTGTATTCTTCAGAAATAACGACTATAACAATAAGAAACAATAGAGTGAAAATAAATTTGGAAAGAGCCAAAAAAATTGTTTTTGAACATTCTAAAATACATTCAAATAATGCAAAATTGACAAAACTTATTTTAGAAAAAGAAAATAAAAAATATGTTTATGCAATTGAATTTTATTATAAAAATAAAAGATATAGATATAATGTTGATGCAAATACAGGAAAAGTAATCACATATAGTTCTACTGAAAGACTTATATCTGATTCTCGTTGGGGCGTTGGAAAAGATATAACATTCCAAGCGAAAAATGCACCAGCAGTAGCACCGTCACCATCACCAATAGAACAAAAGACTGAACGTGATGAATATGCTGATATGCAAAGTATGATGGAATATAGTAAAAGAATAACTGAGGAAGAAAGTTATGATAGAGCTAAATACAACTTTAGTAGGAAAGAAAAAAATGTAGAAAATATCATTTTAGAGCAATTGAAGAAAAATGTTTATGATGATCTGAATTATGCTTCATTTGAGGAAATTATTCTTGTAAATGCTGAAAAATCAATCTATAAAGGTACAATAAAAGCCAATTATATAGAATATGATTTTAAAATTAATTTATCTACAGGTGAAATTTTAAAATGGAAATTAAAAAAATAG
- the udk gene encoding uridine kinase, with translation MSYQTIIVGIAGGTGSGKTSVTQAIIKNLEKTGIHAILLEQDSYYKRNDHLTYEERTALNYDHPDSIDFDLLEKHILALKDGKSIEKPIYDFQIHNRVDETQHIEPANIIIVEGILVLAMSKIRSLFDTKIFVDTDDDERLLRRIERDLNERARSFESIKNQYINTVKPMHLEFVEPSKRYADVIIPRGKDNKVGINMVASRLRYLFNKMNQK, from the coding sequence ATGAGCTATCAAACTATAATTGTCGGAATTGCTGGAGGGACTGGCTCTGGTAAGACTAGCGTAACTCAGGCTATAATCAAAAATTTGGAAAAAACAGGAATTCATGCGATTTTGCTGGAACAGGATTCTTATTACAAAAGGAATGATCACTTGACTTATGAAGAACGGACTGCATTAAACTATGATCATCCAGATTCGATTGATTTTGACTTACTGGAAAAGCATATACTGGCATTGAAGGATGGAAAATCTATTGAAAAGCCTATTTATGATTTTCAGATTCATAACAGGGTTGATGAAACTCAGCATATCGAACCTGCAAATATAATTATTGTTGAAGGGATCTTGGTGCTTGCAATGTCAAAAATCAGAAGTCTTTTTGATACAAAAATTTTTGTTGATACTGATGATGATGAAAGGTTGCTTAGAAGAATTGAGCGGGATCTGAACGAGCGGGCAAGAAGTTTTGAAAGCATAAAAAATCAATATATAAATACTGTAAAACCGATGCATCTGGAATTTGTTGAGCCTTCCAAAAGATATGCTGACGTTATAATTCCTCGTGGGAAAGACAATAAAGTCGGTATAAATATGGTGGCAAGCAGACTTAGATATTTATTTAACAAAATGAATCAAAAGTAA
- a CDS encoding type IV secretory system conjugative DNA transfer family protein, which yields MKKKSRKLSVLVMTGLTLYAANGFSIPAIKKDYTCPIGKEKFSSIDDSPQCPTNKFVMFKNEFTKEELEKYEKIINSKEYKAIPKNLPKEYYLGRFYEMAGGFSDKEIGETYYKAYIAQINENFENTNTLKESLAKGISYLEKSLPMENKTEFPWKLAYLYISNKEFDKANALVEKQDKNVHLERIANFYYTLSDIEKSQINYYGYDYMDFNKESIDKKTKKEFREKALYYLQDVIKKNKGRYSEKELFRLVDLYKSLGNEKAIDEVFSKAPSEYWSLMVSYYLDEPVRSIGDVYDEKKLATEDNLKKALSYADKLVKMISKNNNADKIQYNLSIILKAEAERRLGKFEEASKTLSKINLADVKDTLYDYDFKILKERINKKDISVRQYIPEPIRY from the coding sequence ATGAAAAAGAAATCAAGAAAATTATCTGTATTAGTTATGACAGGATTAACACTTTATGCTGCAAACGGATTTTCTATACCAGCAATAAAAAAAGATTATACTTGTCCGATAGGAAAAGAAAAGTTTAGCAGCATTGATGATTCGCCACAATGTCCGACTAACAAATTTGTAATGTTCAAGAATGAATTTACAAAAGAAGAATTGGAAAAATATGAAAAAATAATAAATTCAAAAGAATACAAGGCTATTCCTAAAAATTTGCCTAAAGAATATTATTTAGGGAGATTTTATGAAATGGCAGGAGGATTTTCAGACAAGGAAATAGGCGAAACGTATTATAAAGCATATATAGCACAAATTAATGAGAATTTTGAAAATACTAATACTTTAAAGGAAAGTTTGGCAAAAGGGATAAGTTATCTTGAAAAATCTTTGCCTATGGAAAATAAAACCGAATTTCCTTGGAAGCTAGCTTATTTATATATTAGTAACAAAGAATTTGATAAAGCAAATGCCTTAGTGGAAAAACAGGATAAGAACGTTCATTTGGAAAGAATAGCAAATTTTTACTACACTCTCTCTGATATAGAAAAATCTCAAATAAACTATTATGGTTATGACTATATGGATTTTAATAAGGAAAGTATTGATAAAAAAACAAAAAAAGAATTTAGAGAAAAAGCGTTGTATTACTTACAGGATGTAATTAAGAAAAATAAAGGACGTTATTCAGAGAAAGAACTTTTCAGACTGGTAGATTTATACAAATCTTTAGGAAATGAAAAGGCAATTGACGAGGTATTTTCTAAAGCACCATCAGAATACTGGAGTCTGATGGTGTCATACTATTTAGACGAGCCTGTAAGAAGTATTGGTGATGTCTATGATGAAAAAAAATTAGCAACGGAAGATAATTTGAAAAAAGCACTAAGCTATGCTGACAAATTAGTAAAAATGATTTCTAAAAATAATAATGCTGACAAAATTCAATATAATTTATCTATAATTTTAAAAGCTGAAGCTGAACGTCGTTTAGGAAAATTTGAAGAAGCATCAAAAACTTTAAGTAAAATAAATTTAGCAGATGTTAAAGATACGCTTTATGATTATGATTTTAAAATTCTTAAAGAAAGAATAAATAAGAAAGACATTAGTGTAAGACAATATATTCCAGAACCAATTAGGTATTAA